Proteins found in one Paenibacillus sp. FSL R10-2782 genomic segment:
- a CDS encoding thioredoxin family protein: MNTQKSNKKKLIPVIGFFVVLVILLGVLLALNSGTKNKLYGVSTASLKPATQELLNDPNYQQIIKPEDLQSKIDKKENFFVYHFASDCVHCRATTPKLMPLSKQENITMHEFNLREYEDGWDKYKIEYTPTLIYYEKGVEKERMVGGLKESPSDNGYTLDDFKAFFEKYKKNVTS, from the coding sequence TTGAACACCCAAAAATCCAACAAAAAAAAGCTTATACCTGTCATTGGCTTTTTTGTTGTGCTCGTCATTTTGCTTGGCGTGCTGCTCGCTTTGAATTCAGGCACTAAAAACAAGCTGTATGGCGTTTCCACAGCCTCGTTAAAGCCTGCCACCCAAGAGCTGCTGAATGATCCAAACTATCAGCAGATTATTAAACCGGAGGATCTGCAAAGCAAAATTGACAAAAAGGAAAACTTTTTCGTCTATCATTTTGCATCCGACTGTGTGCATTGCCGCGCCACCACCCCCAAGCTAATGCCTTTGAGCAAGCAGGAGAACATCACCATGCACGAATTTAACCTGCGTGAGTATGAGGACGGCTGGGACAAATACAAAATTGAGTACACCCCTACGCTCATCTATTACGAAAAAGGCGTGGAAAAAGAGCGTATGGTGGGTGGTTTGAAGGAAAGCCCTTCCGACAACGGCTATACACTCGACGATTTCAAAGCCTTTTTTGAAAAATATAAAAAGAACGTAACTTCCTAA
- a CDS encoding RsmB/NOP family class I SAM-dependent RNA methyltransferase, with amino-acid sequence MGVQLPTAFVKRMEQLLGDEFEAFMAAYDHTPHTGIRVNTLKISVEAFKAISPFELRPIPWCDTGFYVPYGTKPGLHPYYHAGLYYVQEPSAMSPVELLNVAQGEAVLDLCAAPGGKSTQIAAKLQGSGLLVTNDISADRTKALAKNVELYGVRNAVVLNESPDRIADAFPHFFDKILIDAPCSGEGMFRKDEDMAKQWENHSVDKCVVMQRDILRVAASMLSDGGRIVYSTCTFAPEENEGMIAEFLEAHPDFDVVPVPSGTGFASGHPEWVSEAVAEAHPELRGTARLWPHLIEGEGHFIAVLQHQGSRTATADNQQGTVGSFEMDGSADRDERALNIGSDRARKKQRLSIQEAPMANGQGRSATGDHKRNGKGMHGKSSKGMNARGFENNKSRSGKDAAKRDGCEQLDVLESYRSFVQEQLEDAFAGHTVVYGDRIYQSPLESYRLDGLKVVRPGWFMGTDKNGRFVPSHPLAVALRPSEAVRSINLSSSDIEAIRYLKGETLSIPGQRIALRNEAQPKGYALVCIDGYSAGWGKWQDGMLKNEYPAGWRWTSV; translated from the coding sequence ATGGGTGTACAGCTCCCTACTGCATTTGTGAAGCGCATGGAGCAACTGCTCGGTGACGAGTTTGAGGCTTTTATGGCTGCTTATGATCATACGCCTCATACCGGAATACGCGTCAATACGTTAAAAATTTCGGTGGAGGCGTTTAAGGCGATTTCGCCGTTTGAACTGCGGCCGATTCCTTGGTGTGATACAGGTTTTTATGTTCCGTACGGCACCAAGCCGGGGTTGCATCCTTATTATCACGCAGGACTGTACTATGTGCAGGAACCAAGTGCAATGTCTCCGGTAGAATTGCTGAATGTTGCTCAGGGTGAGGCTGTATTGGACTTGTGTGCTGCACCGGGCGGGAAATCGACCCAAATCGCGGCCAAGCTGCAAGGAAGCGGTCTGCTTGTGACGAATGATATTAGCGCAGATCGAACCAAGGCGTTGGCTAAAAATGTGGAATTATACGGTGTGCGAAATGCTGTGGTGCTGAATGAGAGCCCGGATCGGATCGCAGATGCCTTCCCTCATTTTTTTGACAAAATATTAATTGACGCACCTTGCTCGGGGGAAGGGATGTTTCGCAAGGATGAGGATATGGCGAAGCAATGGGAAAACCATTCGGTGGACAAATGTGTAGTTATGCAGCGGGATATTTTGCGAGTGGCAGCATCTATGTTAAGTGACGGAGGAAGAATTGTTTATTCGACCTGTACCTTTGCACCGGAAGAAAATGAAGGGATGATCGCGGAGTTCCTGGAGGCACATCCTGATTTTGACGTTGTTCCTGTTCCTTCAGGAACGGGCTTTGCTTCAGGTCACCCGGAATGGGTGAGTGAAGCGGTCGCGGAAGCCCATCCAGAGCTGCGTGGAACGGCACGCCTTTGGCCCCATCTTATAGAGGGTGAGGGTCATTTTATCGCTGTGTTGCAGCATCAAGGCAGTCGCACAGCTACAGCGGATAATCAGCAGGGAACAGTCGGTTCCTTTGAAATGGATGGGTCTGCCGACAGGGACGAAAGGGCTTTAAACATAGGTTCGGATCGTGCCCGTAAGAAGCAGCGGTTGTCCATCCAGGAAGCGCCAATGGCAAACGGACAGGGCAGGTCTGCAACTGGGGATCACAAACGGAATGGAAAAGGGATGCACGGGAAATCGAGTAAAGGAATGAATGCACGCGGTTTCGAGAACAACAAGTCTCGTTCTGGTAAAGATGCGGCAAAAAGAGATGGATGCGAACAACTTGATGTACTGGAGTCCTATCGCTCTTTTGTACAGGAGCAGCTTGAGGATGCATTTGCAGGCCATACAGTAGTCTACGGAGATCGGATTTATCAGTCGCCGCTGGAATCCTATCGTCTGGACGGGCTTAAGGTGGTCCGTCCGGGCTGGTTTATGGGAACTGACAAGAATGGTCGGTTTGTACCTTCGCATCCGCTGGCGGTGGCTTTGCGCCCTTCTGAGGCGGTCAGGAGCATAAACCTCTCCAGTTCAGACATAGAGGCCATTCGTTATTTGAAAGGTGAAACGTTATCCATCCCGGGCCAGCGAATAGCGCTGAGGAACGAAGCACAGCCCAAAGGCTACGCTCTCGTATGCATTGACGGATATTCTGCCGGATGGGGCAAATGGCAGGATGGTATGCTCAAAAATGAATACCCTGCAGGCTGGAGGTGGACATCGGTATGA
- a CDS encoding pseudouridine synthase: protein MSGKGRQTQRLDKVLTHMGYGSRSDIKRQVKQGIITVNGRTTKDSGLQVHPYHDQIEVNGERVVFREYIYIMLHKPPGVISATEDTRERTVLDLLSAEERHFEPFPVGRLDKDTEGLLLLTNDGKLAHELLSPRRHVPKTYEATVSGHVTEEDIRQFAAGVELDDGYVTLSAQLTILHHEKAQGADEEVISYISLVIHEGKFHQVKRMFEAVGKKVTYLKRTAMGPLTLDNQLPLGSYRELTNEELAWIGRDLASATSEA from the coding sequence ATGAGTGGAAAGGGAAGACAGACACAGCGTTTGGACAAGGTTCTGACCCATATGGGTTATGGTTCACGCAGTGATATCAAGAGACAGGTAAAGCAAGGGATAATTACCGTGAACGGTCGAACCACCAAGGATAGCGGCCTGCAGGTTCATCCGTACCACGATCAGATAGAAGTGAACGGGGAACGGGTTGTTTTTCGAGAATACATTTATATCATGTTGCATAAGCCGCCGGGCGTTATATCCGCAACCGAGGATACAAGGGAACGAACGGTGCTGGATTTGCTGAGTGCGGAGGAACGGCATTTTGAGCCTTTCCCGGTCGGACGACTGGATAAGGATACGGAAGGACTGCTATTGTTAACGAACGATGGCAAGCTGGCGCATGAACTTTTGTCTCCACGGCGACATGTTCCCAAAACGTATGAGGCTACGGTGTCGGGACATGTCACGGAGGAGGATATACGTCAATTTGCAGCAGGGGTGGAGTTGGATGACGGCTATGTTACCCTTTCGGCCCAATTGACCATTCTTCATCATGAAAAAGCGCAAGGGGCAGATGAAGAAGTCATTTCATACATTTCACTTGTGATCCATGAAGGAAAGTTTCATCAGGTGAAGCGTATGTTTGAGGCGGTTGGCAAAAAGGTTACGTATTTGAAAAGAACGGCGATGGGTCCGTTAACGCTGGATAATCAGCTACCCTTGGGCAGCTATCGTGAGCTGACAAACGAGGAACTGGCATGGATCGGCCGGGATTTGGCATCTGCAACGTCAGAGGCTTGA
- a CDS encoding GGDEF domain-containing protein: protein MTVLSLSGTFGFPSLAGAVSAACGLYIILMMALMCVIIYSRQRKKAYILFSVAAIFIMTYEAMNLYSAGGGRMPLQGTVWQNTLEAAAFVLTNAAVFQLYRKLKRSGAWSLLLLGALLILPVGAWAAGILPSWINAANLVGFTLLYRLIVLTVSLVFIIPRIGQPKKFALGLLFYLLWLGCLWLQSDIPAEKGATSTVLWMSFLPLLYYTTLFLILFERIVELLQRIYRSSITDGLTGLYNRKYFSGRLRRYMEQGIRVSVIFCDIDNFKKLNDTQGHARADDVLKQVAQIMEEELDEIGLTGRYGGEELVAMVVDRRAKVGQVAERIRERVADESIVTISVGHSTLKKEMNPDELVKQADQAMYLSKTTGKNKVTAYMAAEVKKSRAARAQ from the coding sequence GTGACGGTGTTGTCCTTATCGGGAACTTTTGGTTTCCCATCTCTGGCCGGGGCTGTAAGTGCCGCCTGCGGTTTGTATATTATACTCATGATGGCGCTGATGTGCGTGATCATATATAGCAGACAACGAAAAAAAGCCTATATCCTTTTTTCGGTTGCCGCTATTTTTATTATGACATATGAAGCCATGAATCTCTATTCGGCAGGTGGCGGCAGAATGCCGCTACAAGGCACCGTGTGGCAAAATACGCTGGAGGCTGCTGCCTTTGTGCTTACCAATGCCGCCGTATTTCAGCTCTACCGGAAGCTAAAACGTTCAGGAGCATGGTCTTTGCTGTTGCTGGGAGCGCTACTGATATTGCCGGTTGGGGCATGGGCTGCCGGAATACTCCCCAGTTGGATCAACGCAGCAAATCTCGTCGGGTTCACCCTGCTTTATCGACTCATTGTGCTTACTGTAAGCCTTGTGTTCATCATCCCACGAATCGGTCAGCCCAAAAAGTTTGCACTGGGCTTACTGTTCTATTTACTTTGGCTTGGATGTCTGTGGCTGCAAAGCGACATTCCGGCAGAAAAAGGTGCAACAAGCACAGTCCTATGGATGTCATTTTTGCCATTGCTGTATTACACTACGTTGTTTCTAATCCTGTTCGAACGGATTGTGGAGCTGCTTCAACGGATTTACCGTTCCTCCATTACTGATGGTTTGACTGGCCTGTATAACCGTAAATACTTTTCGGGGCGATTGCGGCGATATATGGAGCAGGGAATCCGCGTGTCGGTCATTTTTTGCGATATTGATAATTTCAAAAAGCTGAATGATACACAGGGCCATGCCCGCGCGGATGATGTGCTTAAACAAGTTGCACAGATTATGGAAGAAGAACTGGATGAAATCGGGCTGACCGGAAGATACGGCGGCGAGGAGCTGGTCGCGATGGTCGTTGATCGCCGGGCCAAGGTCGGACAGGTCGCGGAACGAATCCGTGAACGGGTCGCCGATGAAAGCATCGTAACCATCAGCGTCGGGCACAGCACGTTAAAGAAGGAAATGAACCCGGATGAATTGGTTAAACAGGCCGATCAGGCTATGTACCTATCCAAAACAACGGGCAAAAACAAGGTCACAGCTTATATGGCAGCAGAAGTGAAAAAAAGCCGTGCAGCACGCGCACAATAA
- a CDS encoding glycosyltransferase family 4 protein, whose protein sequence is MKLLQALFFPPEQPGGVSSMIPYLQERFMSPRWEMELFSIPKRIRNKGREEVIFDTFDWTQYEQYPIVQKYIQTYRDYLWWTRLRIQKPFDLIHAHHPIAGIAMKTVFPDIPLVQTIHSSYERELILNDKIEENGPEHQFLVSLYRELEHKADRLIAVSHSFQHYLTPYVQNPQDIVVIPNGYDEKRFKPIPHENEVTQLITVCRLVPAKGLDTLLQACAELKKRNQNYVLHIIGDGPIRPELEEMARQLDIYHETIFYGYTLHPEEFMPFFDVFVLPSRAEAFGSVFAEAALSCLALVGTEVGGIPEQIEDGVNGLLVPPDSPRALADALEKVIADPAYRYELARSACDKAKSSYSLSRAVNELKKMYLKFQH, encoded by the coding sequence ATGAAATTGCTACAGGCTCTCTTTTTCCCACCCGAGCAACCGGGCGGCGTTTCATCTATGATTCCATATCTGCAAGAGCGATTTATGTCCCCTCGTTGGGAAATGGAGCTATTTTCAATCCCTAAACGGATTCGCAACAAGGGCAGGGAAGAAGTCATATTTGATACCTTTGACTGGACGCAATATGAACAATATCCGATTGTCCAAAAATATATACAGACGTACCGCGACTATTTGTGGTGGACCCGGCTGCGTATTCAGAAGCCCTTTGATCTCATTCATGCTCATCACCCGATTGCCGGGATTGCTATGAAAACTGTTTTTCCCGACATCCCGCTCGTTCAGACGATTCACTCTTCTTATGAGAGAGAGCTAATTCTAAACGATAAAATCGAGGAGAACGGGCCTGAGCATCAATTTCTGGTGTCCTTGTATCGGGAGTTGGAGCATAAGGCGGATCGCCTGATTGCAGTATCTCATTCTTTCCAGCATTACTTGACGCCTTATGTACAAAATCCGCAAGATATTGTGGTCATTCCGAATGGATATGATGAGAAGCGTTTTAAGCCCATACCACATGAAAATGAAGTGACGCAGCTTATAACTGTCTGTCGCCTTGTCCCTGCCAAAGGGCTGGATACTTTGTTACAGGCCTGTGCCGAGCTGAAAAAGAGAAATCAGAATTATGTGCTGCACATTATCGGAGATGGCCCCATTCGACCCGAGCTTGAAGAGATGGCAAGACAGTTGGATATTTACCATGAAACGATCTTTTATGGATACACCCTTCATCCGGAAGAATTTATGCCTTTCTTTGATGTGTTTGTTTTGCCTTCACGAGCGGAAGCCTTTGGTTCCGTATTTGCGGAGGCGGCTTTGAGTTGTTTAGCTTTGGTGGGTACAGAGGTCGGAGGAATACCGGAGCAAATTGAGGATGGGGTAAATGGTCTGCTTGTGCCACCCGACAGTCCGAGGGCACTGGCAGACGCATTGGAAAAGGTCATCGCAGACCCTGCCTATCGTTATGAGTTGGCGCGATCTGCCTGCGACAAGGCTAAATCGAGCTATTCCCTGAGCAGGGCTGTTAATGAGCTAAAGAAAATGTATTTGAAATTCCAGCACTAA
- a CDS encoding DedA family protein has translation MGQILAWILEYGYLAMFGLLALGVAGMPIPDEVLMIAFGGLVSQGHYNFIAALAVTFSGSMTGMMVSYTLGRLLGKPLLYRYGKWVRLTPSRIASSENWFGRYGTWGILFGYFVPGLRHVSSYLAGTTRLGVFRYIIYASAGALLWCSTFLGIGHAVGMRWEQVARLMEKVTHRVGLAVILLIILGGIVAWFWNKRKKNVT, from the coding sequence ATGGGTCAAATCCTTGCATGGATACTGGAATACGGATATTTGGCAATGTTCGGCTTGCTTGCCCTTGGAGTAGCTGGTATGCCGATCCCCGACGAAGTGCTGATGATCGCCTTCGGTGGGCTCGTGTCACAAGGACACTACAACTTTATTGCTGCGCTGGCGGTTACATTTTCCGGAAGTATGACGGGCATGATGGTCAGCTACACGCTAGGTCGTCTGCTGGGTAAGCCGCTGTTGTACCGATACGGTAAATGGGTGAGGCTTACACCCTCAAGAATCGCCTCTTCTGAAAATTGGTTCGGGCGCTATGGCACCTGGGGGATACTGTTCGGTTATTTTGTTCCCGGCTTGAGACATGTGTCCTCATATCTGGCAGGTACAACCCGTCTAGGTGTTTTTCGCTATATCATTTATGCATCAGCAGGAGCACTGCTGTGGTGCAGTACGTTTCTGGGGATTGGACATGCGGTGGGTATGCGCTGGGAACAGGTCGCAAGGCTGATGGAAAAGGTGACGCATCGGGTAGGGCTGGCGGTTATTCTTCTGATTATTTTGGGAGGAATCGTCGCGTGGTTTTGGAATAAGCGCAAAAAAAATGTCACATGA
- a CDS encoding xanthine phosphoribosyltransferase: MEVLKERILKEGVVASDQVLKLDGLLNHQVDPELTMEMGREFAVRFREENITRVVTVESSGIAIGFATALELGVPLVFARRKKTLLADPDALCERVPSFTKGIVTDIMLSRQFIHEHDRVLFIDDIIANGDAARGMVKIIQRSGAELVGFGVAVEKCFQAGARTIREQGIRVESLVRISSLTDGKIEFAE; this comes from the coding sequence ATGGAAGTATTAAAGGAACGAATTTTAAAAGAAGGCGTCGTTGCGTCGGATCAGGTGTTGAAGCTGGATGGTTTACTTAATCACCAGGTGGATCCGGAGTTGACGATGGAAATGGGACGAGAGTTCGCAGTCCGTTTCCGGGAAGAGAATATTACGAGAGTGGTAACCGTGGAATCCTCAGGTATTGCCATAGGATTCGCAACCGCATTGGAGCTGGGTGTACCGCTGGTGTTTGCCCGCCGCAAAAAGACTTTATTGGCCGACCCGGACGCATTATGCGAACGTGTACCTTCCTTTACGAAAGGCATTGTCACGGACATTATGCTGTCCCGTCAATTTATTCATGAGCATGACCGTGTTCTGTTCATTGATGATATTATCGCCAATGGTGATGCTGCAAGAGGTATGGTCAAAATCATTCAACGCTCCGGTGCGGAGTTGGTCGGATTCGGGGTGGCCGTGGAAAAATGTTTCCAAGCCGGGGCGAGAACGATCCGTGAGCAGGGGATACGGGTAGAGTCGCTTGTCAGAATTTCATCGTTAACTGACGGCAAGATCGAGTTTGCCGAATAG
- a CDS encoding carboxymuconolactone decarboxylase family protein, with amino-acid sequence MTVMDEKIHAYKDQISHLEDKLPEVVHAYHRFTGECFQAGSLDEKTKQLIALGIGLFANNEVCTFYHVDEARSKGASDQEIMETIAVAAAVGGGHALSQGVTRVQKALR; translated from the coding sequence ATGACGGTTATGGATGAAAAAATACATGCCTACAAGGATCAAATCAGCCATTTGGAAGATAAGTTGCCGGAGGTAGTTCATGCCTATCATCGTTTCACCGGAGAGTGCTTTCAAGCCGGGAGCTTAGACGAGAAAACCAAGCAACTGATTGCACTTGGCATTGGCTTATTTGCCAATAATGAGGTATGTACGTTTTATCATGTGGACGAGGCCCGATCCAAAGGAGCCAGTGATCAAGAGATTATGGAGACCATTGCTGTAGCTGCAGCGGTAGGCGGAGGACACGCTCTTAGCCAAGGGGTTACACGTGTACAGAAGGCACTGCGATAA
- the shc gene encoding squalene--hopene cyclase, giving the protein MGDVQSVIDEGIRKLRDFFIRQQHQDGSWHFCFENGVTIDAYVMILFRILDIQNEELIRRLHDRILAEQQPEGCWRWYRDEQEGNLSVSIDAYYALLYSGYSEPTDASMERARRYIQSQGGPGKSTSILTKVILAATGQRKWPASISFIPLEIILFPAYMPINLYEFSGYSRIHLIPMLIMADRNFSISTDKAPIMSDLFDSRYDDDEPQPQEHREIAESIRIGLSRLLGTPRYIHEAALNKAEQFMLDRIESDGTLYSYASSTILMVFALLALGYDKRHPLILKAVQGLTEMQYRFDGKATIQNSPSTIWDTALISYALQESGVPGDHEAMQRSAAYLLSRQQDKAADWSVHNPDTVPGGWGFSETNTLNPDVDDTTAALRAIHSLSLTDPKYRDSSTRGLNWVMSMQNKDGGWPAFEKNTNKKMLTWLAIDGAKSAAIDPSGADLTGRTLDYLGNCCGLDTRHDFIKRGVNWLISHQEKDGSWYGRWGICYIYGTWAALTGLEASGLPADHTSIQKGAEWLLQIQNSDGGWGESCTSDRAMQYMPLGESTPSQTAWALDALIAVQPQPSAAVNRGIYKLMELLQNADWPTAYSTGAGLPGNFYSHYHSYRYIWPLLTLSHYKKKYGG; this is encoded by the coding sequence ATGGGCGATGTACAGAGCGTGATCGATGAGGGGATCAGGAAGCTGAGAGACTTTTTTATACGACAGCAGCATCAAGACGGATCATGGCATTTTTGCTTTGAGAACGGGGTGACGATAGATGCTTATGTCATGATCCTCTTTCGGATATTGGATATACAGAATGAAGAGCTGATCCGGCGTCTGCATGATCGTATCCTTGCGGAGCAGCAGCCGGAAGGCTGTTGGCGTTGGTACCGGGACGAGCAAGAAGGTAATCTATCCGTTTCCATTGATGCCTATTATGCCCTGCTTTATTCCGGGTACAGTGAACCGACGGACGCGTCGATGGAGCGGGCCAGACGTTACATCCAGTCGCAAGGCGGACCGGGGAAATCGACCAGCATTCTGACAAAGGTGATTCTCGCTGCAACGGGGCAGCGCAAATGGCCAGCATCGATCTCGTTCATACCGCTGGAGATCATCCTTTTTCCTGCCTATATGCCTATCAATCTGTATGAATTCTCAGGTTATTCCCGTATCCATCTAATCCCTATGCTGATCATGGCGGACCGGAATTTCTCTATATCAACGGATAAGGCTCCCATTATGTCAGATTTGTTCGATTCACGCTATGATGACGATGAGCCGCAACCCCAGGAGCACCGGGAGATCGCGGAAAGCATACGTATCGGTCTCAGCAGACTTCTCGGAACTCCCAGATATATCCATGAAGCAGCTCTAAACAAGGCGGAGCAGTTTATGCTGGATCGAATCGAATCGGATGGCACCCTATACAGTTATGCGAGCAGCACCATTCTCATGGTTTTTGCCCTGCTTGCACTGGGCTATGATAAACGGCATCCGCTTATTTTAAAGGCCGTTCAAGGGTTGACAGAGATGCAGTACCGCTTTGACGGTAAAGCTACCATTCAGAATTCGCCCTCAACGATCTGGGATACGGCCTTGATCTCCTATGCGCTACAGGAGTCCGGCGTCCCCGGGGACCATGAGGCCATGCAGCGGTCGGCAGCCTATCTCTTATCCAGACAACAGGACAAAGCGGCAGATTGGAGTGTTCATAATCCGGATACGGTTCCTGGCGGCTGGGGATTCTCCGAGACCAATACCTTAAATCCCGATGTAGACGACACAACAGCCGCTTTAAGAGCGATTCATAGCCTGTCCCTTACGGATCCTAAATATCGTGACTCATCCACTCGGGGACTAAACTGGGTTATGTCCATGCAAAATAAGGACGGCGGTTGGCCTGCATTCGAAAAAAACACCAATAAGAAAATGCTCACATGGCTAGCCATAGACGGTGCCAAGTCCGCCGCCATCGACCCTTCGGGGGCCGACCTTACTGGACGCACATTGGATTACCTAGGAAATTGTTGCGGACTAGACACGAGGCACGATTTCATCAAACGGGGGGTCAACTGGTTGATCTCCCATCAGGAGAAAGATGGATCATGGTACGGAAGATGGGGGATTTGTTACATTTATGGCACTTGGGCGGCACTGACTGGTTTAGAGGCTTCCGGGCTCCCGGCAGACCATACTTCGATTCAAAAAGGAGCGGAATGGCTCTTGCAGATTCAGAATTCGGATGGGGGCTGGGGTGAATCCTGCACCAGCGACCGGGCGATGCAATACATGCCCTTAGGAGAAAGCACGCCATCCCAAACTGCGTGGGCACTCGATGCACTCATCGCGGTTCAGCCGCAGCCGTCTGCTGCCGTCAATAGAGGAATATACAAGTTGATGGAATTGCTGCAAAATGCCGATTGGCCGACCGCATATTCCACGGGCGCCGGGCTCCCGGGTAACTTCTATTCTCATTATCATAGCTATCGTTACATCTGGCCGCTTCTGACCCTAAGCCATTATAAGAAGAAATACGGGGGATAA
- the msrA gene encoding peptide-methionine (S)-S-oxide reductase MsrA, with protein MEKATFAGGCFWCMVTPFEEQPGIHGIVSGYIGGTVPNPTYEQVKTGTTGHYEVVQITFGPKLFPYEKLLELYWPQTDPTDGEGQFQDRGTQYKPAIFYHTEQQRELALQSKEQLAQSGRFDKPIMTEILPATIFYPAEDYHQDYHKKNVKHYKEDRAQSGRDEFINQNW; from the coding sequence ATGGAGAAGGCTACTTTTGCAGGTGGATGCTTCTGGTGTATGGTGACTCCGTTTGAGGAGCAGCCAGGCATTCATGGCATTGTCTCAGGATATATCGGAGGGACGGTTCCCAACCCGACCTACGAACAAGTCAAAACGGGGACTACAGGCCATTATGAGGTGGTGCAGATTACGTTTGGGCCTAAGTTGTTTCCTTACGAAAAGCTGCTGGAGTTGTATTGGCCCCAAACGGACCCCACAGACGGGGAAGGCCAATTTCAGGATCGGGGCACACAGTACAAACCCGCTATTTTTTACCACACGGAGCAGCAACGGGAACTCGCACTGCAATCCAAGGAACAATTGGCACAAAGCGGACGCTTTGATAAGCCCATCATGACAGAAATTCTTCCGGCCACCATATTTTATCCGGCAGAGGATTACCATCAGGATTACCACAAAAAGAACGTGAAGCATTATAAGGAAGACCGCGCCCAATCGGGTCGTGATGAGTTTATAAATCAGAACTGGTAA
- a CDS encoding divergent polysaccharide deacetylase family protein — translation MSKRMKLHLRNVIKKAIQATRSRKEPSCAQVVCQNPRMKKNLAACIVVGLVFTVCGNVWSMDVASATGKQDQHQKMVAVIIDDLGNNMKGTEQILNLPVKITVAVMPFLPSTKQDALEAHKRGHDVIVHLPMEPKQGKPEWLGPGAIKANMSDEEVRAKVTAAIKEVPFAIGMNNHMGSKVTSDKRIMSIVLDVCKEHGLFFVDSRTNYWSVVPELAVEKGMPPVRNDIFLDDTHTLAHVNRQLAKVGEWLDEHDTCVTIGHVGVAGMHTSSALHSSVPALKDRAKFVGISDLVRSVWGWKGAPTTHTTIPSNEQ, via the coding sequence ATGAGTAAACGAATGAAACTGCATCTGAGAAACGTCATAAAGAAGGCTATACAGGCTACTCGCAGCCGTAAAGAGCCAAGCTGTGCACAGGTGGTTTGCCAAAATCCGAGAATGAAAAAAAACTTAGCTGCGTGTATTGTGGTGGGTCTTGTGTTTACGGTATGCGGTAATGTCTGGAGCATGGATGTAGCGAGCGCTACGGGTAAGCAGGATCAGCACCAAAAGATGGTGGCCGTCATTATTGACGACTTGGGCAACAACATGAAAGGGACAGAGCAAATTTTAAATTTACCTGTTAAAATTACGGTTGCCGTGATGCCGTTTTTGCCTTCCACCAAGCAGGATGCACTTGAAGCCCATAAGCGGGGTCATGATGTTATTGTGCATCTTCCAATGGAGCCAAAGCAGGGAAAACCCGAATGGCTTGGACCTGGAGCGATTAAGGCCAACATGTCGGATGAAGAAGTACGCGCCAAGGTGACAGCAGCCATTAAGGAAGTCCCTTTTGCGATAGGTATGAATAATCACATGGGCTCCAAGGTCACCTCAGACAAACGCATTATGTCCATTGTACTTGATGTTTGCAAGGAGCACGGACTATTTTTTGTCGACAGCCGTACGAACTATTGGTCTGTAGTGCCTGAGCTTGCTGTTGAAAAGGGAATGCCACCGGTGCGCAATGACATTTTTTTGGATGATACCCATACTCTCGCCCATGTGAATCGGCAACTGGCCAAGGTTGGAGAATGGCTGGATGAGCACGATACCTGTGTAACCATTGGCCATGTTGGTGTGGCTGGCATGCACACGTCCTCGGCACTTCATTCATCTGTTCCCGCGCTAAAAGATCGCGCCAAGTTTGTGGGCATTAGTGATTTGGTGCGTTCCGTATGGGGATGGAAGGGGGCTCCTACCACCCACACTACCATACCGTCAAATGAGCAATAA